The DNA region TTCAATGGATCAAATATGCCTTATACTATGCGAAATCGGGGAACAAATATATCATCCAAATATTTTCCGTTAACTCAAGGGCATGAGAAgccactcaaaaaaaaaaaaaaaatgttaggaGCATCATTGCACCAACCTTTAACGACGGGCAACGTGTACAATTTCACAAACGTTGTGTACATTTTCTTCCAGCCTTGCCATTTGATTAAGATGAAATTGGCACGAACCTCTgagaggaaaacaaaaaaatggctAAAGTCGTTGCATTTGCTGCTGCTTTACCATGTTGGTTTCACAATAACATGAAATTCCTTAAATGCGGCAAGCATTCACATGacaattcaaataatttaaaatggcACTTGTATTTCAAACTAacccaattttaaatcccaaattaataaaaaatccgagCCATACACCcgacccacccacaaccataatctaatTGGAAGCCCACGTGTCATATCCGGTGTATCAGAAAAATCGACGTTAATGAAGAATTGGCATGGATGAAATATTTTGATAATTCGATGCCATAAAAACGAGCGAACTATCACGAATCGACATAATGAGCCCATTTTCGATAGTTCAtcgcataaatgagccaaactattgacgagtgccataaatgagccatttccgatagttcaatggcatatttgagccttttccgtttcaAAATAATAGCTCCGGGCACTTAACTTTGATAATATTAACAGAAGAAAAGAGAGATCGAACATGGCTCTTTCAAGCCTcgtttttcataatttcacaCATACTTAGACTAGACACAGTTGTATTCAAGATGCATCGTAGATATTGCAGGGTCACTGCAGTCTCCGGCAAAATATTACATGTAGAACACAACTAGGGACTTGATACAGCATCCCAGTAGAAGGAACGACAACaacagtaacaacaacaacgattCGATCCCAAGCAAGTTGGGGTCGGTTATAtgaatactatttcttactattcTTATTAAGGAAGTCTAGCACGAGTTGATTAACCTCGTCGGGTAGTTGCTCTTGAACAAAATGGCTACCTTCTGGCAGAGAGGCTATCTCCAGATTAGGTACTGAACTTTTGAGTCCTTCACTACTAATGTAATCTTCGATTCCTGGAAATTTGAGGAAATAATCCTTCTCTCCCTTAATAAACAGTGCTGGAACGTGTACTGTTGGATCTGTTATGTGGAGCTGTTCAGCGAGTGACCTATGAcatgatgaaattcataaacaaccaaaaaaagaaaaaaagaaaaaaaagaatatatcaggAAAGTGTTCAGTAGTTAATCAACCGGCAAAACAATTTCtgtaactttttttcttttataacagCGGTCCGAGTCAGCTTGTAGACACCTTGACCATCTTACAAAGTACAAGCATTTTCTCACAAGTACAAATACAAGGTAAATCTCATGTCCAATTCCTATAACTTTGAATTTTCTTGTAGTTTCATGAATGTTAGTAACAGATActggaattaattattttcaagtCTGCCTCTCCTGGTAGAGAGGCAGGTCCATTATACACCAAGTTTCAAATCGTGCACCATTATTTCTTGGGAATTTCTCGGTTATTAAAAACACAAGTGTGTATCTCCTGCCATGACCATGAATGACTATAACAATTGTGTTGGTGTAACGTACGAGTGTGAGAAAAGAGAAAGCAGGTCTCCTGACCATGACCATGAATGACTAACAATTGTGTTGGTGTAACGTATGAGTGTGAGAGAAGAGaaagcaataaaaggggactTTCCAGTTCAAATATAACCTATATCGCTTGGACCCTCCAAAAACGAAGTCACATAATGTCGAATCCTCCAAAGATACATAGTTTTTAGAGGATTCGACATGCGTGGCCGTACTTTTGAAGACTCCGAGCAACATAGAATAAACATACAGTAGATGGTTGTGCATGATACCTATAAGGAACCTGCATAGCAGTTCGGAATCCAGAGTTCTCATACAAAGCACCATGTGCAGCCAGGTCTTCCTCAGAGAACCAGGGGGGCAGAGGAGTTGAAGGTTGCACAATGTCCATGATTTCCTGATCTTCATTGGCTATCGGTATTTCACTTCTGGAGAAAAGAATGTATACATTCCTCACTACTGTTTTTGCATCAAGGCGACCAAAATCAGCTTCAGCTCTCCCGGGCTCCTTCaaagaattaaaatatatatctcCAAGATTACAGAGGAACTATAAAATGATAATCATGACAAAAGCAAATTAGAGATAAAAAATGTATTGAAGTACCCCAAATCTCGAAACATAGAAGCCTTCAGGGAGGCCTTTAAACTGGAGAGGTTGTGGAGGCAAATATGGCACTCCCATACCAATAAATCCAGAGACTCTCTCCTCATAGAGAGTGACAAAACGCGAACTTACAATAGATCCAAAGTCTTTACCAACAAGAAAAACCTACATTATTGGAAAGACACAGAGGTGAGAAAGACACAGATGCACCAAAACCAACAGAGAGACAGAATAAGAACAAGGATATAATatttaacggaaaaggctcaaataagCCATCGAACTATTGGAAATGGTTCATTTAtgcactcatcaatagtttgactcatttatgccatcgactATAGGAAATggttcatttatgccactcatcaatagtttgactcatttatgccaccaaaatgactcatccatgccattttcaTTAACGTCGcttttataataccagatatgacacgtggcctccaattagagatctacgtcgtttaattaaaccagcccaattttaaatcccaaattaacAAAAAATCCGACTCATACACCGTActcacccacaaccataatctagttggaggccacgtgtcatatatggtatcGTAAAACTGGCGTTAATGAAAAacggcatggatgagtcattttggtaacgggtggtggcataaatgagccaaactattgatgagtggcataaattaGTCATTTCCaatagtttgatggcataaatgagccaaactattgatgaaaTGGGTGATAAATAAGTTTCCATTTCCGATAAATTGatatatttgagccttttccgaat from Lycium ferocissimum isolate CSIRO_LF1 chromosome 2, AGI_CSIRO_Lferr_CH_V1, whole genome shotgun sequence includes:
- the LOC132045541 gene encoding uncharacterized protein LOC132045541 isoform X2, with the protein product MEQMEHKYVEVNGLNIHVAEIGSGNSPVVVFLHGFPEIWYSWRHQMIVVAKAGYRAIAPDFRGYGLSDQPPQPEKTTFLDFTNDTLALLDALNISKVFLVGKDFGSIVISRFVTLYEERVSGFVVMGVPFLPPQPLEFKQGIPEGFYISRFGEPGRAEADFGRLDAKTVVRNVYILFSRSEIPIANEDQEIMDIVQPSTPLPPWFSEEDLAAHGALYENSGFRTAMQVPYRSLAEQLHITDPTVHVPALFIKGEKDYFLKFPGIEDYISSEGLKSSVPNLEIASLPEGSHFVQEQLPDEVNQLVLDFLNKNSKK
- the LOC132045541 gene encoding uncharacterized protein LOC132045541 isoform X3; amino-acid sequence: MEQMEHKYVEVNGLNIHVAEIGSGNSPVVVFLHGFPEIWYSWRHQMIVVAKAGYRAIAPDFRGYGLSDQPPQPEKTTFLDFTNDTLALLDALNISKVFLVGKDFGSIVSSRFVTLYEERVSGFIGMGVPYLPPQPLQFKGLPEGFYVSRFGEPGRAEADFGRLDAKTVVRNVYILFSRSEIPIANEDQEIMDIVQPSTPLPPWFSEEDLAAHGALYENSGFRTAMQVPYRSLAEQLHITDPTVHVPALFIKGEKDYFLKFPGIEDYISSEGLKSSVPNLEIASLPEGSHFVQEQLPDEVNQLVLDFLNKNSKK